A single genomic interval of Clostridium facile harbors:
- a CDS encoding sulfide/dihydroorotate dehydrogenase-like FAD/NAD-binding protein, with protein sequence MYKIVKKRMLSSNIFLMDIEAPRVAKSAKPGQFVIVKMDDKGERIPLTICDYDAEKGTVTIVVQTIGSSTKLMEEYEEGDAFEDFVGPLGNPSDLIDEPIEKLKEMKILFVAGGVGTAPVYPQVKWLHEQGVDADVIIGAKTKDIAILTEEMAAVAGNLYLATDDGSSGFKGMVTDRLKALVEEEGKHYDRVVAIGPMIMMKFVSLLTKELNIPTIVSLNPIMVDGTGMCGACRVTVGDKVKFACVDGPEFDGHLVNFDEAMQRQAMYKTEEGRAELRRREGDTHHGGCGHCGGDE encoded by the coding sequence GTGTATAAGATCGTAAAAAAAAGAATGCTTTCTAGCAATATCTTTTTAATGGATATTGAAGCGCCACGTGTTGCCAAATCTGCAAAACCAGGGCAGTTCGTGATTGTAAAAATGGATGACAAAGGAGAACGTATCCCTTTGACAATCTGCGATTATGACGCAGAAAAAGGTACTGTTACGATTGTGGTGCAGACCATTGGTTCCTCCACAAAATTAATGGAAGAATACGAGGAGGGGGATGCTTTTGAAGACTTTGTTGGTCCTTTGGGCAACCCTAGTGATTTGATTGATGAACCAATTGAAAAATTAAAAGAGATGAAAATTCTATTTGTTGCCGGTGGTGTTGGTACCGCTCCAGTTTACCCACAGGTAAAATGGCTGCATGAACAAGGTGTGGACGCGGATGTTATTATCGGCGCAAAAACTAAGGATATCGCTATTTTAACCGAAGAAATGGCTGCTGTTGCAGGCAATTTGTACTTAGCTACCGATGATGGTTCTTCCGGCTTTAAAGGGATGGTAACCGATCGTCTGAAAGCTTTGGTGGAAGAAGAAGGCAAACATTATGACCGTGTTGTTGCTATTGGGCCAATGATTATGATGAAATTTGTTTCTTTGCTGACCAAAGAATTGAATATTCCTACTATTGTCAGCCTGAATCCAATCATGGTGGATGGTACTGGTATGTGCGGCGCTTGTCGTGTTACTGTAGGAGACAAAGTAAAATTTGCTTGTGTAGATGGTCCTGAATTTGACGGGCATTTGGTAAACTTTGATGAAGCAATGCAACGCCAAGCAATGTATAAAACCGAAGAGGGCAGAGCTGAATTGCGCCGCAGAGAAGGGGATACTCACCACGGCGGATGTGGACATTGCGGAGGTGACGAATAA
- the htpG gene encoding molecular chaperone HtpG, producing MEKKQFKAESKRLLDLMINSIYTHKEIFLRELISNASDAIDKLHFKSLTDDSIGLTQSDYKIHLAADKDARTLTIIDNGIGMTKDDLENNLGTIAQSGSFAFKKENETGDDVDIIGQFGVGFYSAFMVSKHVAVISKAYGSDQAYRWKSDGADGYTIEETQRDGFGTTIILTIKDDTEENHYDEFLDEYRIRGLVKKYSDYIRYPITMDVEKERKKEGSEDEYESYIEEETLNSMQPIWKKAKNEVTDEDYNNFYKEKFFDFTDPMKVIHSKTEGSATYNALLFIPSRIPYDFYTKGYEKGLQLYSSGVLIMDKCGDLLPDYFGFVKGLVDSEDLSLNISREMLQHDRQLKLIAKSLEKKIKNELTKMLKNEREKYENFFKNFGIQLKFGVYSDYGAHKDELKDLILFHSSFENKYTTLQEYVSRMKPEQKEIYYVCGDKLEQMEHLPQTEMVKDKGFEILYLTDDVDEFAMKTLGEYEGKQFKSVSSGELDLETDEEKEQVKQQQEEHKDLFAAMKESLGDKVSEVRLSQRLKTHPVCLTTSGEISLEMEKVLNSVPNNQKVSAQRVLEINANHPIFQKLCALQDNKEKLASYAKLLYTQASLMEGLPVDDPVEFSNLICDLMVEE from the coding sequence ATGGAAAAGAAACAATTTAAAGCAGAATCCAAACGTTTGCTTGATTTAATGATTAACTCTATTTATACACATAAAGAGATTTTTTTAAGGGAATTAATTTCTAATGCCAGTGATGCAATTGATAAGCTTCATTTTAAATCCTTAACCGATGATTCTATTGGATTAACCCAAAGCGATTATAAAATCCATCTGGCTGCGGATAAAGATGCCCGTACTTTAACAATTATCGATAATGGAATTGGTATGACCAAAGATGACTTGGAAAATAACTTGGGGACCATTGCCCAGTCAGGTTCTTTTGCGTTTAAAAAAGAAAATGAAACCGGTGATGATGTAGATATTATTGGTCAGTTTGGGGTAGGGTTTTACTCCGCCTTTATGGTGAGCAAACATGTTGCTGTCATCAGTAAAGCATATGGTTCTGATCAGGCTTACCGCTGGAAATCCGATGGTGCGGACGGTTATACCATTGAGGAAACCCAACGAGATGGTTTTGGTACAACAATTATCCTGACCATTAAAGATGATACGGAAGAAAATCACTATGATGAATTCCTGGACGAATATCGTATCCGTGGTTTAGTAAAGAAATATTCCGACTATATTCGGTACCCAATCACCATGGATGTAGAGAAGGAAAGGAAAAAAGAGGGCTCCGAGGACGAATATGAATCCTACATTGAGGAGGAAACCCTTAACAGCATGCAGCCAATCTGGAAAAAGGCAAAAAATGAAGTAACAGATGAGGACTACAATAACTTTTATAAAGAAAAATTCTTTGATTTTACCGATCCTATGAAGGTAATCCACAGCAAAACTGAAGGTTCTGCCACCTACAATGCATTGCTGTTTATTCCATCTAGAATTCCATATGATTTTTACACCAAAGGGTATGAAAAGGGCTTGCAGCTGTATTCCAGCGGTGTTTTAATCATGGATAAATGCGGAGATTTACTACCAGATTATTTTGGATTTGTAAAAGGACTAGTGGATTCTGAGGATTTATCTCTGAATATCTCCAGGGAAATGCTTCAGCACGATCGCCAGTTAAAATTGATTGCTAAAAGCTTGGAAAAGAAAATTAAAAACGAACTTACCAAAATGCTGAAAAACGAGCGGGAAAAATATGAGAACTTCTTCAAGAATTTTGGTATTCAATTAAAATTTGGGGTATATTCCGATTATGGTGCCCATAAAGACGAATTGAAAGATTTGATCCTGTTCCATTCTTCCTTTGAAAATAAATACACTACATTGCAGGAATATGTTTCCCGCATGAAACCGGAACAGAAAGAAATCTATTATGTTTGCGGTGATAAGTTGGAACAGATGGAACATCTACCACAGACCGAAATGGTAAAAGATAAAGGGTTTGAAATCCTCTACCTGACAGATGATGTAGATGAGTTTGCGATGAAGACACTGGGAGAATACGAAGGCAAGCAGTTTAAATCAGTATCCAGTGGAGAGCTGGACCTGGAAACTGATGAGGAAAAAGAACAGGTAAAACAGCAGCAGGAAGAACATAAAGACCTGTTTGCTGCAATGAAGGAATCACTGGGGGATAAAGTAAGTGAAGTACGTTTGTCCCAACGGTTAAAAACCCATCCAGTATGCCTGACTACTAGTGGGGAGATTTCCTTGGAAATGGAAAAAGTATTGAATTCTGTTCCAAATAACCAGAAAGTTTCCGCCCAGAGAGTATTGGAAATCAACGCAAATCATCCAATTTTCCAAAAACTTTGTGCTTTACAGGATAATAAGGAAAAACTGGCTTCTTACGCAAAATTATTATATACCCAGGCCAGCTTGATGGAAGGACTTCCGGTCGATGATCCAGTGGAATTCTCCAACCTGATTTGTGATTTAATGGTAGAAGAATAA
- a CDS encoding PolC-type DNA polymerase III, giving the protein MQHSLKHLFASFSHLEPVLSQLDCGEILQVISAERRTVLKIHLKCTSLVPYQTLHQCEQELAQALQLKRVEIHPKYTPDMFTISYFPEIVLKMKETSSMINGFLDECDTNYEGNHLTVFLKRGGYDILMQLQADRRLAELIFELFSFSLTISFDGIKSISKEEQKELRKQIPEPVPPIREEIPLPQDAPPWEDQPSSPVAPPVPQKQEKPQEVVLNLRDLPFLREGSKLILGKKINIPPTSLNEIHEPREGIAVWGDLFDSQSREYNEGKKQILSYSITDYTNSITFKLFCDTDKLSKYSDLKKGATVFIQGDIDYDKYDRELVLKPKNMMLVQKAPRMDTAEEKRVELHMHTNMSAMDAITPASGLIKTAHRWGHKAVAITDHGVVQSFPEAMSTVDSIRKENPDFKVIYGVEGYFVDDCIAAVYGGQNQPFDGEFVVFDTETTGLNAQDERLTEIGAVVVKNGEILEEYDEFVNPGKPIPPNITELTGITDEMVADAPGERESLEKFFAFVNGRVLIAHNAKFDMGFLAAAAERCGMPCEFTYIDTVPIARTLFPNIKNYKLDTLVNHLKLGDFNHHRACDDARVLGLIYIEMVKRLQSDKQINTISQINHSLGGAQDFKKQRPYHQIILVRNTLGLKNLYRLISFSHLDYFFKKPRILKSMLSKYREGLLIGSACESGELYCAIKEGKNWNELKRIASFYDYLEIQPLGNNEFMIRSGIVPNREKLMEHNRTIVKLGEALNKPVVATCDVHFQNPGDSIYRAIVMASMKYKDADQQPPLYLHTTDEMLQEFQYLGEEKAYEVVVKNPNLIADMVDKDIRPFPNGTYTPEIEGAEEDLQRITWERAKSIYGDPLPELVSKRLDRELTSIIENGFAVLYMIAQKLVYKSNQCGYLVGSRGSVGSSFVATMAGISEVNPLVPHYVCPNCKYSEFITDGSVGSGYDLPEKKCPNCGANLNREGHDIPFETFLGFHGDKAPDIDLNFSNEYQSSAHRYTEELFGKDHVFKAGTISTVAEKTAYGYALKYLEEREMTVNKAEELRLSIGCRGIKRTTGQHPGGMVVVPDGYDVYDFTPVQHPADKSDSDNITTHFDFHSLHDTILKLDELGHIVPTMYKHLEDLTGIKINEVTTSDEQVISLFTSPKALGVTPEQIFCKTGTLSLPEMGTSFVVQMLIDAQPKCFSDLLQISGLSHGTDVWLGNAQDLIKQGICTISEVIGTRDSIMTYLIHKGLEPDMAFKIMEITRKGKAPKLLTDEHKKAMRDCGVPEWYIDSCLKIKYMFPRAHAAAYVISAIKLGWYKIYKPLEYYAAYFTVRNGDFDVETTMQGQEAVSRKLEQLRAKGNDRSVKENDTYDTLLIINEMLCRGYEFLPVDLYRSHAIKYLLEDGKIRLPFCALKGLGEAAANNLYQAGQEGEYISVDEVSNRAGVSKSVIEILETANVFGNMPKTSQMTLFNL; this is encoded by the coding sequence ATGCAACATAGTTTGAAGCATCTTTTTGCTTCTTTTAGTCATTTGGAACCAGTACTCTCCCAATTGGATTGTGGGGAGATTTTACAGGTTATTTCTGCGGAACGGAGAACCGTACTAAAAATTCACCTGAAATGTACAAGCCTTGTGCCATATCAAACCCTCCATCAGTGCGAACAGGAATTGGCACAGGCATTGCAGCTGAAACGGGTGGAGATCCATCCTAAATATACGCCGGATATGTTTACCATTTCTTATTTTCCGGAAATTGTTTTAAAAATGAAGGAAACCTCCTCCATGATCAACGGATTTTTGGATGAATGTGATACCAATTACGAAGGAAATCACCTGACAGTATTCCTCAAACGGGGTGGATACGACATTCTTATGCAGTTACAAGCGGATAGAAGGTTGGCCGAACTGATTTTTGAACTCTTTTCTTTTTCTCTGACCATCAGTTTTGATGGAATAAAATCCATTTCCAAAGAGGAACAAAAGGAGCTTCGCAAGCAGATTCCAGAACCAGTTCCACCAATCCGGGAAGAAATTCCGTTACCACAAGATGCTCCACCATGGGAGGACCAACCTTCTTCCCCTGTGGCTCCTCCTGTTCCCCAAAAACAAGAAAAACCGCAGGAGGTAGTGTTGAACCTTCGTGATTTGCCGTTTTTACGGGAAGGCTCTAAATTAATTTTAGGAAAAAAGATCAATATTCCACCAACTTCACTGAATGAAATACACGAACCACGGGAAGGGATTGCTGTTTGGGGTGACCTGTTTGACTCTCAAAGCAGAGAGTACAACGAGGGGAAAAAACAAATCCTCAGCTATTCGATTACCGATTACACCAATTCCATTACCTTTAAGCTTTTCTGCGACACCGACAAACTCAGCAAGTACAGTGACCTGAAAAAAGGTGCCACTGTCTTTATCCAGGGGGATATTGACTACGATAAATACGATCGGGAACTGGTCTTAAAGCCAAAAAACATGATGCTGGTACAAAAAGCACCAAGAATGGACACCGCAGAAGAAAAACGGGTAGAATTACATATGCATACTAATATGTCTGCAATGGACGCTATTACGCCGGCTTCTGGGCTAATCAAAACAGCTCATCGTTGGGGACATAAAGCGGTTGCTATCACTGATCACGGTGTGGTGCAGTCCTTTCCAGAAGCGATGAGTACCGTGGATTCCATTCGCAAAGAGAATCCGGATTTTAAGGTAATCTACGGGGTGGAAGGTTATTTTGTGGACGATTGTATTGCCGCTGTATACGGAGGGCAAAATCAGCCTTTCGATGGAGAATTTGTGGTGTTTGATACTGAAACCACCGGTTTAAATGCTCAGGATGAACGATTGACGGAAATCGGGGCGGTTGTCGTGAAAAATGGGGAAATACTGGAGGAATATGACGAGTTTGTCAACCCAGGGAAACCAATTCCACCGAATATTACTGAACTTACTGGCATTACCGATGAAATGGTGGCAGATGCTCCGGGGGAACGGGAATCGTTGGAGAAATTTTTCGCGTTTGTCAACGGCCGTGTGCTGATTGCCCACAACGCAAAATTTGATATGGGATTTTTGGCCGCCGCTGCGGAACGCTGTGGCATGCCATGTGAGTTTACCTATATTGATACAGTCCCAATTGCCCGCACATTGTTTCCGAATATTAAAAATTATAAGCTGGATACCCTGGTAAACCATCTAAAATTAGGGGATTTCAACCATCACCGTGCCTGTGACGATGCCCGTGTGTTGGGGTTGATTTATATTGAGATGGTAAAACGGCTCCAATCTGATAAGCAGATAAATACAATTTCCCAGATCAACCATTCATTGGGCGGTGCACAGGATTTTAAAAAACAACGCCCCTACCATCAGATTATTTTGGTGAGAAACACCTTGGGGTTGAAAAACCTTTACCGTTTAATTTCATTTTCTCATTTGGATTATTTCTTTAAAAAGCCCCGTATTCTGAAAAGTATGTTGAGTAAATACCGGGAAGGGCTGTTGATTGGAAGTGCCTGTGAATCTGGTGAGCTCTATTGTGCTATTAAGGAAGGAAAAAACTGGAATGAATTGAAGCGGATAGCCTCTTTTTACGATTATCTGGAAATCCAGCCTTTGGGAAACAATGAATTTATGATTCGTTCCGGCATTGTCCCAAACCGGGAAAAATTGATGGAGCATAACCGCACCATTGTTAAATTAGGGGAAGCTCTAAACAAGCCAGTTGTGGCAACTTGTGATGTGCATTTTCAGAATCCAGGGGATTCTATTTACCGCGCCATTGTTATGGCGTCCATGAAATACAAGGATGCAGATCAGCAGCCTCCTTTATATCTTCATACCACCGATGAAATGCTCCAGGAATTCCAATACCTAGGAGAAGAAAAAGCTTATGAAGTTGTGGTGAAAAATCCGAACCTGATTGCGGATATGGTGGATAAGGATATCCGTCCATTTCCCAACGGAACCTATACGCCAGAAATTGAGGGAGCGGAGGAGGATTTGCAACGGATTACTTGGGAACGTGCTAAAAGTATTTATGGCGATCCTCTGCCGGAACTGGTCAGCAAGCGTTTGGATAGGGAATTGACTTCTATTATTGAAAACGGGTTTGCCGTACTGTATATGATTGCACAAAAGCTGGTTTATAAATCCAACCAATGTGGATACCTAGTTGGTTCCCGTGGTTCAGTTGGCTCCTCATTTGTAGCTACTATGGCAGGAATCTCTGAGGTAAACCCATTGGTTCCCCACTATGTTTGTCCTAATTGTAAATACAGTGAGTTTATCACCGATGGTTCGGTTGGTTCCGGTTACGACCTACCGGAAAAGAAATGCCCTAATTGTGGGGCGAATTTGAATCGGGAAGGCCACGATATCCCATTTGAAACCTTCCTTGGATTCCACGGGGATAAAGCGCCGGATATTGATTTGAATTTCAGCAACGAGTATCAGTCCAGTGCCCACCGCTATACCGAGGAATTATTCGGGAAAGACCACGTATTTAAAGCGGGTACGATTTCCACTGTGGCGGAAAAGACCGCTTACGGCTATGCGTTAAAATATCTAGAAGAACGGGAAATGACGGTAAATAAAGCAGAAGAACTCCGCCTCTCGATTGGCTGCCGTGGAATCAAGCGCACCACGGGACAGCACCCAGGGGGAATGGTAGTTGTCCCAGATGGCTATGATGTGTACGACTTTACCCCTGTACAGCATCCAGCTGATAAATCGGACAGCGATAATATCACTACCCATTTCGACTTCCACTCTTTGCATGATACTATTCTGAAATTGGATGAATTGGGACACATTGTCCCCACCATGTATAAGCATCTGGAGGATTTGACTGGGATTAAAATCAATGAGGTGACCACTAGTGATGAGCAGGTAATCAGTCTGTTTACTTCCCCAAAAGCCCTTGGAGTAACACCAGAACAGATTTTCTGCAAAACCGGAACACTCTCCTTACCAGAAATGGGTACCTCGTTTGTTGTACAGATGTTGATTGATGCACAGCCAAAATGTTTTTCCGATTTGTTACAGATTTCTGGCTTATCCCATGGTACTGACGTATGGCTGGGCAATGCTCAGGACTTGATCAAACAGGGGATTTGTACGATTTCTGAAGTAATTGGTACTCGTGATAGTATTATGACCTATCTGATCCACAAAGGACTGGAACCGGATATGGCGTTTAAAATCATGGAGATTACACGTAAAGGGAAAGCTCCCAAACTATTGACAGACGAACACAAAAAGGCAATGAGGGATTGTGGAGTACCAGAATGGTATATTGACAGCTGTTTGAAAATCAAATACATGTTCCCACGAGCTCATGCTGCAGCTTATGTTATCTCTGCAATTAAGTTGGGATGGTATAAAATATATAAACCGTTGGAGTATTATGCAGCCTATTTTACAGTGCGTAATGGTGATTTTGATGTGGAGACCACGATGCAAGGACAGGAAGCTGTTTCCAGAAAGTTGGAACAGCTTCGTGCAAAGGGGAACGACCGTTCTGTAAAAGAAAATGATACCTATGATACTCTGCTGATAATCAATGAGATGCTTTGCAGAGGATATGAATTCCTTCCCGTGGATTTGTATCGTTCCCATGCGATCAAATACCTACTTGAAGATGGGAAGATCCGTCTCCCATTCTGTGCGTTGAAAGGCTTAGGTGAAGCAGCTGCGAACAACCTTTACCAAGCTGGGCAGGAAGGAGAATACATCTCGGTAGATGAGGTGAGTAATCGTGCCGGAGTTTCCAAATCAGTGATTGAAATTCTGGAAACAGCGAATGTTTTTGGCAATATGCCAAAAACCAGTCAAATGACTCTATTTAATTTATAA
- the ispG gene encoding flavodoxin-dependent (E)-4-hydroxy-3-methylbut-2-enyl-diphosphate synthase — MERSPEMVRRKVKQVALKNLVFGGEKIYIQSMLNKPAEDISGSVEQAVALEQAGCEIIRAAIPNKQAIRLIDAIKQKVSVPLVADIHFDYRLALEAVQAGIDKIRINPGNIGSDDRVKQVADACKAAGIPIRIGVNSGSVEKHILAKYSRPTPEALVESAMYHVSLLHKFDFDDIVISIKSSDVETMILAYELLAEQCDYPLHLGVTEAGTERMGLIKSSIGIGSLLVKGIGDTIRVSLTSDPVHEVAAARDILKAIGLQKNEITLVSCPTCGRTKINLIELANQVEQAVQNIHKPIKVAVMGCAVNGPGEARDADLGIAGGDGCAVIFKKGEIIKKVPEQEVLAALLEEIEAY; from the coding sequence ATAGAAAGGAGCCCTGAAATGGTCAGACGGAAGGTAAAACAGGTGGCATTAAAAAATCTGGTATTTGGCGGGGAAAAAATTTATATCCAATCCATGCTGAATAAGCCAGCGGAAGATATTTCGGGCAGCGTGGAACAGGCGGTGGCGCTGGAACAGGCTGGCTGTGAGATTATCCGTGCCGCCATTCCGAACAAACAGGCGATCCGTTTAATCGACGCCATCAAGCAGAAAGTATCCGTCCCATTGGTGGCGGATATCCACTTTGATTATCGCCTGGCGCTAGAAGCGGTGCAGGCTGGGATTGATAAAATCCGGATTAATCCAGGCAATATTGGTTCGGATGACCGGGTGAAACAGGTGGCGGATGCCTGTAAAGCCGCCGGCATCCCCATCCGCATTGGGGTGAATTCCGGTTCGGTGGAAAAACACATCCTGGCAAAATACAGTCGTCCTACGCCGGAGGCTTTGGTGGAAAGCGCCATGTACCATGTATCATTGCTCCATAAATTTGATTTTGATGATATTGTCATCTCAATTAAATCTTCGGATGTAGAAACTATGATTCTGGCGTATGAGCTATTGGCGGAACAGTGTGATTATCCTCTTCATTTAGGGGTGACGGAAGCGGGGACGGAACGCATGGGGCTGATCAAATCCTCCATTGGGATTGGCAGCCTACTGGTAAAAGGAATAGGGGATACGATCCGGGTTTCCCTGACTAGCGATCCTGTCCATGAAGTTGCTGCTGCACGAGATATCCTCAAAGCCATTGGATTACAGAAAAATGAGATAACCCTCGTATCCTGTCCAACCTGTGGGCGTACCAAAATTAATCTGATTGAGCTGGCAAACCAGGTGGAACAGGCAGTACAGAATATTCACAAACCAATAAAGGTTGCGGTGATGGGATGTGCGGTTAACGGCCCAGGGGAAGCCAGGGACGCAGATTTGGGGATTGCAGGTGGAGACGGATGCGCTGTGATCTTTAAAAAAGGCGAGATCATTAAAAAGGTGCCGGAACAGGAAGTTTTGGCAGCTTTATTAGAGGAAATAGAAGCATATTAA
- a CDS encoding M50 family metallopeptidase produces MSTVVTILITILIFCLIILIHELGHFLVAKASGIKVNEFSMGMGPAIWKKQGKETLYAIRIFPIGGYVQMEGEDENSEDKRSFNNAHVLKRIAVVLAGAMMNFILGLVLMGIITACQPQVPLAEVGEVTSDQSVFQQGDKLLSVNGHGVVSAADFRFQIQRVAADEPLNVTVKRDGKKMELKDATFNTESDGQQVRSLGFMLQVENLNVGNFFSSTFGNTAFYAKLVWTSLADLVTGQVSLSSVSGPVGVGQAVGQAQSMGILSVLSLFALITINVGIFNLLPFPALDGGRFVFLLIELIFRKPVKREIEGYINAAGMALLLLLMVVITGKDIIQLFIH; encoded by the coding sequence ATGTCTACTGTTGTCACCATTTTGATTACCATTCTCATTTTTTGCCTCATTATTTTGATACATGAACTGGGACATTTTCTAGTTGCGAAGGCAAGTGGGATTAAAGTCAATGAATTTTCCATGGGTATGGGTCCTGCAATATGGAAAAAGCAGGGGAAAGAAACCCTTTATGCCATCCGCATTTTTCCCATTGGCGGTTATGTGCAGATGGAAGGAGAGGACGAAAATTCCGAGGATAAACGTTCATTTAACAATGCCCATGTATTAAAAAGGATTGCCGTTGTTTTAGCGGGGGCAATGATGAATTTTATTTTGGGTCTTGTGCTGATGGGGATTATCACGGCTTGCCAGCCTCAGGTTCCATTGGCGGAAGTTGGGGAGGTTACCAGCGACCAAAGTGTTTTCCAGCAAGGGGATAAGCTGCTTTCAGTTAACGGCCATGGAGTGGTTTCCGCTGCGGATTTCCGGTTCCAAATCCAGAGGGTTGCCGCGGATGAACCGTTAAATGTCACCGTAAAACGGGACGGCAAAAAGATGGAATTAAAAGATGCTACTTTTAACACAGAATCAGATGGTCAGCAGGTTCGCTCTCTTGGATTTATGTTGCAGGTGGAAAACCTGAATGTGGGAAATTTCTTTTCCAGCACATTTGGCAACACAGCATTTTATGCCAAACTAGTGTGGACTTCTTTGGCAGATCTGGTGACAGGTCAGGTGAGCTTGAGTAGTGTTTCCGGCCCTGTTGGAGTTGGTCAGGCGGTAGGTCAGGCACAGAGCATGGGGATTTTATCCGTCCTTTCCTTGTTTGCATTAATTACGATTAACGTTGGCATTTTTAACTTGTTGCCATTCCCAGCATTGGATGGTGGAAGGTTTGTATTTTTATTGATTGAACTGATTTTCCGCAAACCGGTAAAACGGGAAATTGAAGGCTACATCAACGCAGCCGGTATGGCATTGCTGTTGTTACTCATGGTTGTGATAACCGGTAAAGACATTATACAGTTGTTTATTCATTGA
- a CDS encoding 1-deoxy-D-xylulose-5-phosphate reductoisomerase: protein MKRISILGSTGSIGIQALDVVKKQGFQVVALAAKSNYHQLANQVREYHPSLVCIYEEEYLVPLQKELDGMEVQIVTGMEGLCQAATVPEAEMVLNSVVGMIGLRPTLEAIYAHKDIALANKETLVTGGELVMKAVKEYRVNLYPVDSEHSAIFQSLQGNKIEQVSKILLTASGGPFFGKTKQELLHVGLQDALNHPNWSMGKKITIDSATLMNKGLELIEAVWLFQQKPENIEIVVQRESVVHSAVEYVDGSVIAQLGTPDMKIPIQYAFTYPERVDCDVKRLSLFDYGTLSFYRPDYETFDCLTACKEAISRGGLYPTLVNGANEKAVELFLQEKISFLQIGEVVKQALELSLPYQEVTLEHILQADQAAREFVTQYFHL, encoded by the coding sequence ATGAAACGAATTAGTATCCTGGGTTCTACTGGTTCGATTGGAATCCAGGCTTTGGATGTGGTAAAAAAACAGGGATTCCAGGTGGTTGCGCTAGCGGCAAAATCCAATTATCACCAGTTGGCAAATCAAGTCAGGGAATACCATCCAAGCCTTGTGTGTATATATGAAGAAGAATACCTGGTTCCTTTGCAGAAAGAATTGGACGGCATGGAAGTGCAAATTGTCACCGGCATGGAAGGTCTGTGCCAGGCTGCTACAGTTCCAGAAGCGGAAATGGTGCTGAACTCGGTTGTGGGGATGATTGGATTGCGTCCAACTTTGGAAGCGATCTATGCCCACAAAGATATTGCTTTGGCAAATAAAGAGACCTTGGTAACCGGCGGTGAGTTGGTAATGAAAGCGGTCAAGGAATACAGGGTAAACCTGTATCCGGTGGACAGTGAACACTCTGCCATTTTTCAGTCATTGCAAGGAAACAAAATAGAACAGGTCAGCAAAATTCTGTTAACTGCTTCCGGTGGCCCGTTTTTTGGAAAGACAAAACAGGAACTGCTTCATGTGGGGTTACAGGATGCTTTGAACCATCCAAACTGGAGCATGGGCAAAAAAATCACGATTGATAGCGCTACCTTAATGAACAAAGGGTTGGAGCTGATCGAGGCGGTTTGGTTATTCCAGCAAAAGCCGGAAAATATAGAAATAGTGGTGCAGCGGGAAAGTGTTGTCCATTCCGCTGTGGAATATGTGGATGGTTCTGTGATTGCCCAACTGGGTACACCGGATATGAAAATCCCCATCCAATACGCCTTTACTTATCCGGAACGTGTGGATTGTGATGTCAAACGGCTATCTTTGTTTGATTATGGGACATTGTCGTTTTATCGTCCGGATTATGAAACATTCGATTGCCTAACAGCCTGTAAAGAGGCCATTAGTAGGGGTGGTTTGTATCCTACTCTGGTCAATGGCGCCAATGAAAAAGCGGTGGAATTGTTTTTACAGGAGAAAATCTCCTTCCTGCAAATTGGGGAAGTCGTAAAACAAGCTTTGGAACTTTCTCTGCCGTATCAAGAAGTAACCCTGGAACATATTTTACAGGCGGATCAAGCCGCGCGGGAATTTGTTACGCAATATTTTCATCTTTAA